The genomic region GCCTGCATCACGATTTGAACTTCCTCGACGCGGGCATCCCGGCGGTGGTCATCAGCCGCGTCGTCGCCAACGCGATTCTTGAAGATAAGAAAACCACACCGGTCAAGAGCGAATTCAGCGGCGCTGACGCCGTCGAGCGTGCCAAGACGCGCCTGGCAAATTTCCCAGGGAAGCGCCCGACGATCACCAAGGATTCGTCCGCCGACCGCGTCACCGCTACCTTCAAGAGCGACGTCATCAAGGTGAACGGCAATGCCGCCAACATCGTCGGGCTGCTGCCGGGCAGCGACCCGCAACTGGCCTCCGAATACATTGTCATCGGCGCGCATTACGACCACCTGGGACTGGGCGGGCCGGAATCGCTTGCCGCCAACCCCGACGGCCAGATTCATCACGGCGCTGACGATAACGCTTCGGGCACCGCGGCGCTGCTCGAGCTGGCGCATGCGATGGCCAGCGGCGAGCGGCTCAAACGCAGCGTCGTCTTCGTCGCCTTTTCCGGCGAAGAGCTCGGCTTGCTGGGCTCCGCGGCTTACACCAAAAATCCGCCGGTGCCCATCGCTTCAACCGTGGCGATGCTCAACATGGACATGGTCGGGCGATTGCGCAACCGCTCGCTGTTCATCGGCGGCATGGGCACGAGCCCGGCGTGGAAGCCGCTCGTCGAGCGCCTCAACGCCGCCGGCGCGGTCAAGGCGATGCCGGCTGGAAATGGCTCCCAGAGCCGCTTTGAGCTGAGCTACGGGCAGGACGGCTTCGGCCCCAGCGATCACCAGTCGTTCTATGTCAAAGACATCCCCGTGCTGTTTTTCTTCACTTCGACGCACGACGATTATCACAAGCCGAGCGACACCGCCGATAAGATCAATGCCGAAGGCATCCGCCAGGTCGCCGCTTTCGTGCGCGAGATTGCCACGGCGGTTGCCGACGAGCCGCAACGCATCGCCTTTGTCAAAGTGAAGAGCGAATCGAAGCCGACCGCCGGCGGCTTTCGCGTCTACCTCGGCACGATCCCCAACTACGCGGATCAGAGCGGCGGCATGAAACTCGACGGCGTGCGCGCCGGCTCGCCCGCCGAGCGAGCCGGGCTCAAGGCCGGCGACCTGATCACGCGGCTCGGCAAGACGCCGGTGAAGAACGTCTATGATTACACCTACGCGCTCGGCGAATTGCGCGGCGGCGAGGAAGTCGAAATCGCTATTCGCCGCGACGGGCGCGACATGGTGTTGAAGATCACGCCTGAGAAACGGCAGTAGGAGATGGGTGCTGGGCGTTAGGTGTCGGGTGCTGGGTGTTGGAGATTGGGAAGAGAGCGCCGCATTATCCAGCACCCGACACCCGGCACCCGGATAGGAGAAACATGCTCTTAGAAGGAAAGACGGGCGTCGTATTCGGCGTCGCCAATAAGCGCAGCCTGGCATGGGCCATCGCTCGCCGCGCTAATGACGACGGCGCGCGCATCTGTATCACTTACCAGGGCGAGCGGCTCGAAGAGAACGCCCGCGAGCTGGCCGAGCAGTTGAACAATCCGCTGGTGTTGCCCTGCGATGTGAGCAAAGACGAAGACATCGTCGCCGTCTTCGCCCAATTGCGGGACGAACTTGGCGGCCTCGACTTCGTCGTTCACGGCGTCGCTTACGCGCTGCGCGAAGAGCTTGAAGGCGATTACATCAACACCTCACGCGAAGGCTATCGCATCGCTCACGACATCAGCGTTTACTCGCTG from Blastocatellia bacterium harbors:
- a CDS encoding M28 family peptidase, whose translation is MNSRKILLLVLAIAFLLSAAAPAFQPASAAPDFDQQANAPAELSSERIREHVGYLASDPLQGRRAGTPGADLAARYIEKQFRDAGLKPASKAGYLQPFSFVARVELGPRNMFQVKAAKSEQNYKVGDDFMPLAFSSPEAATGEVVFAGYGISAPELPYDDYDGMDVKGKLVMILRGSPDGDNPHGRFAQYTQPGLEIQNKTLKAREKQARGVIFISEEKVFQHDRLSRLHHDLNFLDAGIPAVVISRVVANAILEDKKTTPVKSEFSGADAVERAKTRLANFPGKRPTITKDSSADRVTATFKSDVIKVNGNAANIVGLLPGSDPQLASEYIVIGAHYDHLGLGGPESLAANPDGQIHHGADDNASGTAALLELAHAMASGERLKRSVVFVAFSGEELGLLGSAAYTKNPPVPIASTVAMLNMDMVGRLRNRSLFIGGMGTSPAWKPLVERLNAAGAVKAMPAGNGSQSRFELSYGQDGFGPSDHQSFYVKDIPVLFFFTSTHDDYHKPSDTADKINAEGIRQVAAFVREIATAVADEPQRIAFVKVKSESKPTAGGFRVYLGTIPNYADQSGGMKLDGVRAGSPAERAGLKAGDLITRLGKTPVKNVYDYTYALGELRGGEEVEIAIRRDGRDMVLKITPEKRQ